One region of Quercus lobata isolate SW786 chromosome 2, ValleyOak3.0 Primary Assembly, whole genome shotgun sequence genomic DNA includes:
- the LOC115969124 gene encoding uncharacterized protein LOC115969124: MDRIDKYKWVEEDQQMGKGKAKVVPQERRDFRSERFNNSNRTRRDYVEQSRSTGAQAVHAVFREPLHKILEKVKYEPFFQWPNKMAGDPLKRNQNLYCAYHQEPGHTTDDCRNLKNYLDRLVREGKLRHLLHRSEGWQEPLNNETRQSTLRPPIGTINVILAAPGRTGSVPFRVMSVSSFPTKPDDREPKRARMSATPLIGFTEEDKQGTIQPHDDALVVTLRIGGYDVKRVLVDQGNAVEIMYPDLYKGLNLKQEDLLPYDSPLVSFEGKVVIPRGMIRLPVQTDSEVVEVNFIVVDAYSPYTAIVARPWLHTLGAVSSTLHQKVKYPSGGQIKEIIGNQGVARQCMVSAILR, translated from the coding sequence atggaccgaattgacaagtacaaatGGGTCGAGGAGGACCAGCAGATGGGGAAGGGTAAAGCAAAGGtcgtccctcaggagaggagggacttcaggtcggaacgaTTTAACAACAGTAACAGGACGAGAAGGGACTATGTAGAGCAGTCCAGATCTACTGGGGCTCaggcagtccatgctgtgttccgagaacctCTTCATAAAATCCTAGAGAAGGTGAAGTATGAGCCTTTCTTTcagtggccgaacaagatggctggCGACCCTTTGAAGCGTAATCAGAACCTGTATTGCGCATACCATCAGGAGCCCGGTCACACTACCGATGATTGCAGGAACCTGAAGAACTATTTAGACAGGCtcgtccgagaagggaagctgAGACATCTGCTGCATCGCTCTGAAGGATGGCAAGAACCATTAAACAATGAAACCAGACAAAGTACGTtgaggccacccattggcacaattaatgtcattctCGCCGCACCTGGAAGGACAGGCTCTGTCCCCTTCAGGGTAATGTCAGTGAGCAGTTTCCCGACTAAGCCAGATGACAGGGAACCCAAGAGGGCTAGAATGAGCGCCACGCCATTAATCGGGTTCACGGAGGAAGACAAACAAGGAACTATccaaccccacgatgatgccttAGTCGTGACGCTCAGGATAGGAGGTTATGACGTCAAAAGGGTGTTAGTTGATCAAGGCAACGCGgtggagataatgtaccctgatttgtATAAGGGATTGAACTTGAAGCAGGAAGACCTGTTGCCATACGATTCCCCCCTGGTTAGCTTTGAAGGAAAGGTCGTCATCCCGAGAGGCATGATTAGGTTGCCTGTGCAAACAGACTCAGAGGTGGTAGAAGTGAACTTCATTGTCGTAGATGCATACTCCCCTTACACAGCCATCGTGGCCCGGCCATGGCTACATACCTTAGGGGCTGTGTCGTCAACCttgcaccaaaaggtgaaatatccGTCAGGAGGTCAGATCAAAGAGATAATAGGGAACCAGGGAGTagctaggcaatgcatggtgtcggcAATCTTACGGTAG
- the LOC115969136 gene encoding uncharacterized protein LOC115969136 — MTTVPTAGSGGPAMEVNCEELEKVLVGSDPERFFQIGLKLPPQEKSALTAFLRQNLDVFAWDPYEAPGVDPDFICHRLNVNPAITPKRGIEANPDQIRAIHNLQPPRNPKEVQKLTGMITALNRFISRSADRCRPFFLLLHKWKGFEWNEQCAIAFQQLKEYLAQQPIMSSPEADEVLFAYIAMAPHAVSLVLIQEDNGTQRPVYYVSKSLQEAETHYLPLEKAILAIVQATRKLPHYFQVHTVVVLTQLPLKSILRSADYTSRIAKWGTILGAFDIRYMPRTAVKGQVLADLVAEFAEPAAEGKEVSVLLGADERVSSTVSPRGLTCWKAYIDGASSQRGSGLGLVLLSPEGITIEKSLRLDFSATNNEAEYEALLEGMGMIRKMGGKSVDMFSDSRLIVGQVNGDMEAKDERMQEYLVRVKHLQTQFHHFRLTHVPRSGNTHADSLATLATSSAQPLPRVILVEEIPCPLTEKANGIGIHNIRAGLSWMDPIVLYLKHDTLPDDKVEAGKIRRKTTRFWLSEDSKLYRRSLSGPYLLCVHPEAAELILEELHEGIYGSHTGGRSLSHRALTLGYWWPSMHKEALDYVKKCDQCQIFAPSIHQPGGELNPLSSPWPFAQWGLDTLGPFPKTLVSDNGLQFDSKAFRRYCSELGIVNRYSKPAYPQSNGQAEAVNKTIINGLKKRLDDAKGRWVEELAHVLWTYRTTPRRSTGETPFSMTYGAEAVIPLEVNFPTQRTTTFCPATNNKLLEKSLDLIDERREGAMVHLANYQQKLKQGYDAKVKSRPLAHGDLVLRKVLGIARNPAWGKLGPNWEGPYRITSVVGIGAYFLEDLEKHLLM; from the exons atgaCTACGGTCCCAACTGCGGGCAGTGGAGGACCAGCCATGGAGGTGAACTGTGAGGAGTTGGAGAAAGTACTTGTCGGATCTGACCCTGAGAGGTTTTTTCAAATTGGCTTGAAATTGCCGCCCCAAGAGAAGTCAGCACTGACTGCCTTCCTCCGACAGAATTTAGACGTGTTTGCTTGGGACCCCTATGAGGCCCCCGGGGTCGACCCAGATTTCATCTGCCACCGCCTTAATGTGAACCCGGCCATAACACCTAAGAG AGGCATTGAGGCTAACCCTGACCAAATAAGAGCTATCCATAACTTGCAGCCTCCTCGAAACCCTAAGGAAGTCCAGAAGCTTACTGGTATGATAACAgctttaaaccgtttcatctcGCGCTCAGCAGATAGATGTAGGCCATTTTTTCTCCTATTGcacaagtggaaaggatttgagtggaaTGAGCAATGCGCTATAGCTTTCCAACAGCTAAAGGAATACCTCGCCCAACAGCCGATTATGTCCAGCCCCGAGGCCGAcgaggttttgtttgcctacatAGCTATGGCCCCGCATGCAGTAAGCTTGGTGCTAATCCAAGAAGACAATGGCACACAGCGACCAGTCTATTACGTTAGCAAATCCCTGCAGGAGGCAGAAACCCATTACCTCCCCCTCGAAAAGGCTATCTTGGCCATCGTACAGGCCACAAGAAAGCTGCCCCACTACTTTCAAGTACACACTGTTGTGGTGTTAACTCAACTCCCCTTAAAATCCATCCTGCGCAGCGCCGATTACACGAGTAGAATTGCAAAATGGGGAACGATTTTGGGCGCCTTTGACATtagatacatgcctcgcaccgctGTAAAGGGTCAGGTCCTTGCCGACCTAGTGGCAGAATTTGCGGAGCCCGCAGCAGAAGGAAAGGAAGTGTCGGTCTTACTGGGGGCTGATGAGCGGGTGAGCAGCACAGTTTCCCCACGTGGACTCACTTGTTGGAAAGCATACATTGATGGCGCATCGAGCCAAAGGGGCTCAGGGTTAGGACTTGTCCTGCTCTCACCCGAAGGGATAACCATAGAGAAATCCTTGAGACTCGATTTTTCagccacgaataacgaagccgagtatgaggcgcTATTGGAGGGAATGGGAATGATCCGAAAAATGGGGGGGAAATCCGTAGACATGTTCTCGGATTCAAGACTTATTGTGGGGCAGGTAAACGGAGACATGGAGGCaaaggatgaaagaatgcaagagtatctagtTCGGGTTAAGCACTTGCagacccaatttcatcacttcCGCTTGACGCACGTACCCAGAAGTGGGAACACTCATGCTGATTCTCTTGCGACGttggctacctcctcggctcaaCCCCTACCTCGGGTCATATTGGTAGAAGAGATCCCCTGTCCACTAACAGAGAAGGCTAATGGGATTGGAATACATAACATCAGGGCAGGACtgagctggatggaccctatcgTTCTGTACTTAAAGCATGACACCTTACCAGATGATAAGGTGGAGGCCGGCAAAATCAGGAGAAAAACTACCCGATTCTGGTTGTCGGAGGACTCCAAGCTTTACAGACGCTCGTTGTCAGGGCCGTATTTGCTGTGTGTGCACCCAGAGGCTGCAGAACTCATCCTAGAAGAGTTACACGAAGGAATCTACGGAAGTCACACGGGGGGTAGGTCTTTGTCTCACAGAGCCTTAACTctgggttattggtggccgagcatgcataaGGAAGCCCTGgattatgtgaagaagtgcgaccaatgccagATATTCGCTCCGAGCATACACCAGCCTGGCGGAGAGCTAAACCCATTGTCCAGTCCCTGGCCATTTGCGCAATGGGGCCTAGATACACTCGGTCCATTCCCCAAG ACCTTGGTgtcggacaacgggctccagtttGACAGCAAAGCCTTCAGAAGGTACTGCAGTGAGCTAGGTATAGTTAACCGGTACTCCAAGCCAGCTTACCCCCAGAGTAATGGACAAGCAGAAGCTGTCAACAAGACCATTATAAACGGACTGAAAAAGAGACTAGATGAcgcaaagggaagatgggtagaGGAGTTGGCCCATGTCTTGTGGACATACCGCACCACGCCTCGTAGGTCCACAGGggaaacccctttttcaatgacctatggggccgaggctgtcATTCCACTGGAGGTGAACTTCCCAACCCAGAGGACCACCACCTTCTGCCCCGCTACCAATAACAAGCTTCTGGAAAAGAGCTTGGACCTCATCGACGAAAGAAGGGAGGGCGCGATGGTCCACTTAGCTAACTACCAGcagaagctcaagcaaggttacgaCGCCAAAGTGAAGTCCAGACCATTAGCGCATGGGGATCTAGTACTGAGGAAGGTCTTAGGCATTGCGAGGAACCCCGCGTGGGGAAAGCTCGGACCaaattgggagggaccgtacCGCATCACTTCTGTGGTCGGCATAGGAGCCTACTTTTTGGAAGACTTGGAAAAACAT TTACTTAtgtaa